The following proteins come from a genomic window of Malus domestica chromosome 02, GDT2T_hap1:
- the LOC103426831 gene encoding methyl jasmonate esterase 1-like — protein sequence MENMTEKLLALFLLFICLAKGSTSAPSPPSNIHNQTQSPKHFVLIHGACHGAWSWYKVATLLKNSGHNVTALDLGASGINPIQVQQLPSLSEYVEPLTKLMVSLPPNEKVILVAHSFGGAVISIFMERFPRKIAAAVYVTGVMSGPTLNFSTINQEIRKRLDYLDSQFRYDNGTNNPATSFLFGPKVMATSLYQLSPPQDLTLALSLVRFIPRYNYDVIKLTEEKYRAVPRVFIVSGQDHAIVLDVQNYMIKNNPPNEVKVINGSDHMVMLSKPVELFFHLQDIAEKYS from the exons ATGGAGAACATGACAGAGAAGCTCCTTGCGttattccttttatttatttgcttAGCAAAAGGTAGCACCTCAGCCCCATCCCCACCCTCCAACATACACAACCAAACTCAAAGTCCAAAACATTTTGTGTTGATACATGGAGCTTGTCATGGAGCATGGAGCTGGTATAAGGTGGCGACTCTTCTGAAGAACTCAGGTCACAATGTCACGGCTCTAGACTTGGGTGCATCCGGGATCAACCCGATCCAGGTACAGCAACTCCCTTCGTTATCGGAATACGTCGAGCCTTTGACAAAGCTCATGGTGTCTCTACCACCAAATGAAAAGGTTATCCTTGTGGCTCACAGCTTTGGTGGAGCCGTCATATCTATTTTCATGGAGAGGTTCCCTCGTAAAATTGCTGCTGCAGTATATGTCACAGGGGTCATGTCCGGTCCTACTCTCAATTTCTCAACTATAAATCAAGAG ATTAGGAAAAGATTAGATTATCTGGACTCTCAATTCAGATATGATAACGGGACCAACAACCCTGCAACCTCCTTTCTCTTTGGGCCTAAGGTCATGGCGACAAGCTTGTACCAGCTCTCACCACCACAG GATTTAACCTTAGCGTTATCGTTGGTGAGATTTATTCCTCGCTACAATTACGATGTAATTAAGCTCACGGAAGAGAAATATAGAGCAGTTCCTAGAGTATTCATTGTGTCCGGCCAAGACCATGCGATAGTATTGGATGTGCAAAATTACATGATAAAAAACAATCCGCCAAATGAAGTGAAAGTGATAAACGGTTCCGATCACATGGTTATGCTATCAAAACCCGTGGAGTTGTTCTTCCATCTCCAAGATATTGCTGAGAAATATTCATAA